One region of Citrus sinensis cultivar Valencia sweet orange chromosome 6, DVS_A1.0, whole genome shotgun sequence genomic DNA includes:
- the LOC107174648 gene encoding uncharacterized protein LOC107174648: MSQFMTKTETTFQNQSASIQNLEVQVGQIANLLSSRQYGSLPSNTETNSKEQVNVIILRSGKQLDELRKEAKKVDEEQVEDTTKVLKAASLEIPQPQPATPVKAYIPPIPFLQRLRKNTIDKQFLKFLDVFKKLHINIPFADALEQMPLYAKFMKEILSNKRKFEEHETVMLTEDCTAILQNKLPPRLKDPGLGEPKATIVTLQLADISIKYPRGIVEDVLMKVDKFIFPADFIEGKLILRVQNEQAIFNVYTHIKYPTELKDCFQEDTMDRKMAKSLKDKYLSDPPDIYTIHKQSINEDPFPYFRGKMPNCKNFVQGPSISSPCIHKPP, translated from the exons ATGTCTCAATTCATGACCAAAACAGAGACAACTTTTCAGAATCAATCTGCATCAATTCAGAACCTCGAGGTACAAGTGGGTCAGATTGCAAACTTGCTATCCAGTAGACAATATGGCTCTCTTCCAAGCAACACCGAGACAAATTCAAAGGAGCAAGTTAATGTAATTATACTTCGGAGTGGTAAACAACTTGATGAGCTGCGAAAAGAAGCAAAGAAAGTTGATGAAGAACAAGTTGAAGACACCACCAAGGTTTTAAAGGCAGCAAGTTTAGAAATACCACAACCTCAACCAGCAACACCAGTCAAGGCCTATATTCCTCCAATCCCTTTTCTTCAACGTCTCCGGAAAAATACCATAGATaagcaatttttaaaatttcttgatGTGTTTAAGAAATTGCATATTAACATTCCTTTTGCAGATGCTTTGGAACAAATGCCGCTTTATGCCAAATTTATGAAGGAAATATTATCCAACAAAAGGAAATTTGAGGAGCATGAAACAGTAATGTTGACTGAGGATTGCACCGCCATCTTGCAAAATAAATTGCCACCAAGGCTGAAAGATCCAG GTTTGGGTGAACCTAAAGCAACAATTGTTACCCTACAATTGGCAGATATATCTATAAAATACCCAAGAGGCATAGTTGAGGATGTGCTTATGAAAGTTGACAAGTTTATATTCCCTGCAGATTTCATT GAAGggaaattgattttaagaGTTCAAAATGAGCAAGCCATTTTCAATGTGTACACACATATCAAGTATCCAACTGAACTCAAAGATTGTTTTCAAGAAGACACCATGGATAGAAAAATGGCCAAATCATTGAAGGATAAGTATCTATCTGACCCTCCTGACATTTATACAATACATAAGCAGTCTATTAATGAAGATCCATTTCCTTATTTTCGTGGGAAGATGCCTAATTGCAAGAACTTTGTGCAAGGTCCATCCATATCATCTCCTTGCATCCACAAGCCTCCTTGA